In Vibrio celticus, one genomic interval encodes:
- the fabZ gene encoding 3-hydroxyacyl-ACP dehydratase FabZ, producing MTTEQTTMNITEIQELLPHRYPFLMVDRVTSFEKEKTLTAIKNVSVNEPQFTGHFPQLPVFPGVLILEAMAQATGLLAFKSFGAPSGNELYYFASVDKAKFRKPVVPGDQLVIEVEFLKERRGIASFNGVAKVDGVVACSAELKCARREF from the coding sequence TTGACTACTGAACAGACAACGATGAACATTACTGAAATTCAGGAACTATTACCTCATCGCTACCCATTCTTAATGGTTGATCGTGTGACTAGCTTTGAAAAAGAAAAAACACTGACCGCAATTAAGAATGTTTCTGTTAACGAACCTCAGTTCACAGGCCACTTCCCTCAGCTTCCTGTATTCCCAGGCGTGTTGATCTTAGAAGCAATGGCACAAGCAACAGGCCTTCTAGCATTCAAATCTTTCGGTGCGCCTTCTGGCAACGAGTTGTACTACTTTGCTAGCGTAGATAAAGCTAAATTCCGTAAGCCAGTAGTACCAGGTGACCAACTGGTTATCGAAGTTGAATTCTTAAAAGAACGTCGCGGCATCGCATCGTTTAACGGTGTTGCTAAAGTTGACGGCGTAGTTGCATGTTCAGCAGAACTTAAATGTGCTCGTAGAGAGTTTTAA
- the bamA gene encoding outer membrane protein assembly factor BamA, whose product MAIKQILFASLLATSVAANGAQNFVVQDIKIEGLQRVALGAALLKMPVRIGDEVDESDVSEIIRALYASGNFEDVKVLRDEGVLVVQVKERPTIASISFSGNKAIKEEQLQQNLDASGVREGEALDRTTLSNIEKGLEDFYYSVGKYNATVKAVVTPLPRNRSDLKFVFTEGVSAKIQQINFIGNEVFSDSELLSRFNLNVDVAWWNFLADEKYQKQVLAGDIEALKSYYLDRGYLKFKVDSTQVAISPDKKGVYITLGLDEGEAYTVKDVSFRGELIGREADFEALVPFEDGDTYNGSSVTSLEENVKRILGESGYAYPQVRTIPEFDDETKEVSLVINVEAGSRIYVRDIRFTGNNSTKDEVLRREMRQMEGSWLNSKSIDTGKSRLNRLGFFETVDVQTVRVPGSEDQVDLVYNVKEANSGSINFGVGYGTESGVSFQVGLQQDNFAGSGNRVGVSAMMNDYQKNVSLDYRDPYWNLDGVSLGGKIFYNEFEASEAGIVDYTNQSYGTSLTWGFPMDELNRLEFGVGYTHNKIGNVPTYIQVEQFARSIDQYGDEHILTDDFDINISWTRNNLNRGFFPTEGNHQRAFAKVTVPGSDAQYFKMQYDVKHYIPLTKKHEFTLLMRGRLGYGNGYGQTDGNDNLFPFYENYYAGGFTTLRGFGSNSAGPKAVYGSSTGNNPTYDTATDDSVGGNAVALASLELIVPTPFASDEARSQIRTSVFFDMASVWDTEFVDRGAPNSGSQYYYDYSDPTNYRSSYGAALQWMSPMGPLVFSLAKPIKVYEGDDEEFFTFTIGRTF is encoded by the coding sequence ATGGCGATTAAGCAAATTCTGTTCGCAAGTCTATTGGCCACTAGTGTGGCTGCGAACGGAGCACAAAACTTTGTGGTTCAAGATATCAAGATCGAAGGTTTACAGCGTGTTGCATTAGGTGCAGCTCTACTGAAAATGCCAGTGCGTATTGGCGATGAAGTAGATGAAAGCGATGTATCTGAGATCATTCGTGCACTGTATGCTTCAGGTAACTTTGAGGACGTTAAAGTCCTTCGCGATGAAGGTGTTTTAGTTGTTCAAGTGAAAGAACGACCGACCATCGCGAGCATTTCATTCTCGGGTAACAAAGCGATCAAAGAAGAACAACTTCAGCAGAACCTAGATGCGTCTGGTGTTCGTGAAGGTGAAGCTCTTGACCGTACTACGCTGAGTAACATTGAGAAAGGCCTTGAAGATTTTTACTACAGCGTGGGTAAGTACAACGCGACAGTAAAAGCGGTTGTGACACCTCTGCCACGTAACCGTTCTGACCTTAAGTTTGTGTTTACTGAGGGCGTATCCGCTAAGATTCAACAAATCAACTTTATCGGTAATGAAGTCTTCTCTGACTCTGAACTGCTCAGTCGTTTCAACCTGAACGTTGATGTTGCATGGTGGAATTTCCTTGCGGATGAAAAATACCAAAAGCAGGTCTTAGCCGGTGATATCGAAGCGTTGAAATCTTACTACCTTGACCGTGGTTACCTGAAGTTTAAGGTCGACTCTACGCAGGTGGCGATCTCTCCAGACAAGAAAGGTGTTTACATCACACTTGGCCTTGATGAAGGCGAAGCTTACACCGTTAAAGATGTCTCTTTTCGTGGTGAATTAATCGGTCGTGAGGCTGACTTCGAAGCATTAGTGCCATTCGAAGACGGCGATACGTACAACGGTTCTTCGGTAACGTCTTTGGAAGAGAACGTAAAACGAATTCTTGGTGAATCTGGCTACGCGTACCCACAAGTTCGCACGATTCCTGAATTTGACGATGAGACTAAAGAAGTGTCGTTGGTTATCAATGTAGAAGCGGGTAGCCGTATCTACGTTCGTGATATTCGATTCACGGGTAACAACTCAACGAAAGACGAAGTACTGCGTCGTGAAATGCGTCAAATGGAAGGCAGCTGGCTTAACTCTAAATCAATTGATACCGGTAAGAGCCGTCTTAACCGTTTAGGTTTCTTTGAAACGGTTGATGTACAAACAGTGCGTGTTCCTGGCAGTGAAGACCAAGTTGATTTGGTTTACAACGTTAAGGAAGCGAACTCAGGCAGCATCAACTTTGGTGTTGGCTACGGTACTGAATCAGGTGTTAGCTTCCAAGTTGGTTTACAACAAGATAACTTTGCGGGCTCTGGTAACCGTGTTGGCGTAAGTGCCATGATGAACGATTACCAAAAGAACGTGAGCTTAGACTACCGCGACCCATACTGGAACCTAGATGGTGTAAGCTTAGGCGGTAAGATCTTCTACAACGAATTTGAAGCCTCTGAAGCGGGTATCGTCGACTATACCAACCAAAGTTATGGTACCAGCCTAACATGGGGTTTCCCTATGGATGAGCTGAACCGTCTCGAGTTTGGTGTTGGCTATACGCACAACAAGATTGGTAACGTTCCGACCTATATCCAAGTTGAACAGTTCGCGAGAAGTATTGACCAATATGGTGACGAACACATTCTAACCGATGACTTCGACATCAATATCTCTTGGACTCGTAACAATCTTAACCGTGGTTTCTTCCCAACCGAAGGTAACCATCAACGTGCTTTTGCTAAGGTGACGGTACCTGGTTCTGATGCTCAGTACTTCAAAATGCAGTACGATGTAAAACATTACATCCCGCTGACCAAAAAGCATGAGTTCACACTATTGATGCGTGGCCGATTAGGCTATGGTAATGGTTATGGTCAAACGGATGGTAACGATAACTTGTTCCCATTCTACGAGAACTATTACGCAGGTGGTTTTACAACCCTACGTGGTTTTGGCTCTAACTCGGCAGGTCCGAAAGCTGTTTACGGAAGCAGCACAGGTAATAACCCAACCTATGATACCGCTACTGATGATTCAGTGGGTGGTAACGCGGTTGCCTTAGCAAGCTTAGAGTTAATTGTACCAACGCCGTTTGCTTCTGATGAAGCGCGCAGCCAGATTCGTACCAGTGTCTTCTTCGACATGGCAAGTGTATGGGACACCGAGTTCGTAGACCGCGGCGCACCAAATAGTGGCAGCCAGTACTACTACGATTACTCTGATCCAACCAATTATCGTTCATCTTATGGTGCCGCTCTTCAATGGATGTCACCAATGGGCCCACTGGTTTTCTCTCTAGCGAAACCAATTAAAGTTTACGAAGGTGATGATGAAGAGTTCTTCACATTTACTATTGGTAGAACTTTCTAA
- a CDS encoding OmpH family outer membrane protein, whose translation MIKAAGLGLVVLSSSFFATAAEAAQKVGYVNTAQVFQALPQREVVLQKMQEEFKDKAAELQSIQAEAKTKIEKLKRDGELLGPEEVEKLRIEVGQLDSKYKIKAQALEKASQRREAQEKQKLFKVIQDAVTKVAEKEGYDMIVDIQALQYGKPEYNISEQVIKSLK comes from the coding sequence ATGATTAAAGCAGCAGGTTTAGGCCTTGTAGTTCTTAGCTCTTCTTTCTTTGCAACAGCTGCTGAAGCTGCGCAAAAAGTGGGTTATGTAAACACTGCACAAGTATTCCAGGCTCTACCTCAGCGTGAAGTTGTTCTTCAAAAAATGCAGGAAGAGTTCAAAGATAAAGCGGCTGAGCTACAGAGCATTCAAGCTGAAGCAAAAACGAAGATTGAAAAACTTAAGCGTGATGGCGAGCTGCTAGGTCCTGAAGAAGTTGAGAAGCTTCGTATCGAAGTAGGCCAACTAGACAGCAAGTACAAAATCAAAGCTCAAGCACTAGAAAAAGCAAGTCAACGTCGTGAAGCACAAGAGAAGCAGAAGCTGTTCAAAGTGATTCAAGATGCTGTAACTAAAGTTGCAGAGAAAGAAGGCTACGACATGATCGTTGATATTCAAGCTCTACAATACGGTAAGCCTGAATACAACATCTCTGAGCAAGTAATTAAATCACTGAAATAA
- the lpxD gene encoding UDP-3-O-(3-hydroxymyristoyl)glucosamine N-acyltransferase, whose protein sequence is MKNLTLAELATITGGELHGDGTITVSAVAPMDKAQEGNITFLSNVKYSKHLGDCKASAIMVKESERELCKTNVIVVSDPYVAFAKVAQALDTTPAPAAAIADSASISSDATIGQNVSIGANAVIESGVVLSDDVIIGAGCFIGKNAKIGAGTKLWANVSVYHEVVIGEACLIQSSTVIGSDGFGYANEKGEWVKIPQVGSVRIGNRVEIGACTTIDRGALDDTIIEDNVILDNQLQIAHNVHIGYGSALAGGTIIAGSTTIGKYCIIGGGSVINGHIEITDGVTITGMGMVMRSITEKGMYSSGIPLQPNKDWRKTATRVHRIDEMNKRLKTVEKLIEKSAES, encoded by the coding sequence ATGAAGAACCTGACTTTAGCCGAATTGGCAACGATTACTGGGGGAGAGCTACACGGAGACGGTACGATTACCGTCTCAGCAGTCGCTCCTATGGATAAAGCGCAAGAAGGTAACATTACGTTCCTTTCTAACGTGAAGTACAGCAAGCATCTAGGTGACTGTAAAGCATCCGCTATTATGGTTAAAGAGAGTGAGCGCGAATTGTGTAAGACCAACGTTATTGTGGTTAGTGACCCTTACGTTGCTTTTGCTAAGGTTGCTCAAGCGCTTGATACTACTCCTGCACCCGCAGCGGCTATTGCTGATTCTGCTTCAATCTCTAGCGATGCAACTATTGGACAAAATGTGTCTATTGGCGCGAACGCTGTGATTGAGTCTGGTGTAGTACTTAGTGACGATGTGATCATCGGTGCTGGTTGCTTTATTGGTAAAAATGCAAAAATTGGCGCAGGCACTAAGCTGTGGGCTAACGTAAGTGTTTACCATGAAGTGGTGATTGGTGAAGCATGTCTGATCCAATCAAGTACTGTTATTGGCTCTGATGGCTTTGGTTATGCGAACGAGAAAGGCGAATGGGTTAAGATCCCGCAAGTCGGCTCGGTTCGCATCGGTAACCGCGTAGAAATTGGCGCGTGTACTACCATCGACCGCGGCGCATTAGATGACACAATCATTGAAGACAACGTTATCCTAGATAACCAGCTTCAGATTGCTCACAATGTTCACATCGGATATGGTTCAGCTCTTGCAGGTGGTACTATCATTGCAGGCAGCACGACGATAGGTAAGTACTGTATTATTGGTGGTGGTAGTGTGATTAATGGTCACATTGAAATTACTGACGGCGTTACGATTACCGGAATGGGAATGGTAATGCGCAGCATCACTGAGAAAGGCATGTACTCTTCGGGTATACCTTTACAGCCAAATAAAGATTGGCGTAAGACAGCAACGCGCGTTCATCGTATTGATGAAATGAACAAGCGTTTGAAAACCGTTGAAAAACTTATTGAGAAGAGCGCGGAATCATAA
- the lpxB gene encoding lipid-A-disaccharide synthase, translating into MAQQEAATNSSDFVSNEPLRVGIVVGELSGDTLGEGFIKAIKLQYPNAEFVGIGGPKMKALGCESLFEMEELAVMGLVEVLGRLPRLLKVKAELVKYFTQNPPDVFVGIDAPDFNLRLELDLKNAGIKTVHYVSPSVWAWRPKRIFKIDKATDLVLAFLPFEKAFYDKYNVACEFVGHTLADAIPLEPSKQDARELLGLDQDKQWLAVLPGSRGGEMGLIAQPFIETCQRIKQKYPDINFVVALVNEQRKKQFTEIWQTTAPELEFTLVEDTATNVITAADSVLLASGTVALECMLLKRPMVVGYKVNKLTGYIVKKLAITEFVSLPNILAGEEIVKEHILEECHPDFLFPSVDKMLSADNSALIERFNEMHHWIRKDADKQAANAVLKLIGREFVES; encoded by the coding sequence ATGGCACAGCAAGAAGCAGCAACCAATAGCTCGGACTTCGTTTCGAATGAACCATTGCGCGTAGGCATTGTTGTCGGCGAACTGTCTGGTGATACGCTTGGTGAAGGTTTTATCAAAGCAATCAAATTACAGTACCCGAATGCTGAATTCGTCGGTATTGGCGGACCCAAAATGAAGGCGCTTGGTTGTGAGTCTCTTTTCGAGATGGAAGAGCTAGCTGTCATGGGCTTAGTTGAAGTACTTGGCCGTTTACCTCGTCTGCTAAAAGTAAAAGCAGAGTTGGTTAAGTATTTCACTCAAAACCCACCAGATGTGTTTGTTGGTATCGATGCACCTGATTTCAACCTAAGACTTGAACTTGATCTTAAGAACGCAGGCATTAAAACGGTCCATTACGTGAGCCCTTCAGTGTGGGCTTGGCGTCCCAAGCGTATCTTTAAAATCGACAAAGCAACCGACTTGGTTTTGGCCTTCCTGCCATTCGAGAAAGCGTTTTACGATAAATACAACGTTGCCTGTGAATTTGTTGGCCACACGCTGGCAGACGCAATTCCTTTAGAACCAAGTAAACAAGATGCACGTGAGCTGTTAGGCTTAGACCAAGACAAACAGTGGTTAGCCGTATTGCCGGGCAGTCGAGGTGGTGAGATGGGGTTGATCGCTCAACCATTTATCGAAACGTGCCAGCGCATTAAGCAAAAATACCCTGACATCAATTTTGTTGTTGCGCTCGTGAATGAACAGCGTAAAAAACAGTTTACCGAAATCTGGCAAACAACAGCGCCTGAGCTTGAATTCACGTTAGTCGAAGATACGGCAACCAACGTGATTACCGCTGCTGACTCTGTGCTTCTGGCTTCAGGTACCGTGGCTCTCGAATGTATGTTGCTTAAACGCCCTATGGTGGTTGGTTACAAAGTAAATAAGCTGACGGGTTACATTGTTAAGAAATTGGCGATCACTGAGTTTGTGTCATTGCCGAATATTTTGGCCGGTGAAGAGATCGTGAAAGAGCATATTCTTGAGGAATGCCACCCAGACTTCTTGTTCCCATCTGTCGACAAAATGCTATCAGCCGACAACAGTGCATTGATCGAACGTTTTAACGAGATGCATCACTGGATTCGTAAAGATGCTGATAAGCAAGCCGCCAACGCAGTACTGAAATTGATTGGTCGAGAGTTTGTTGAATCATAA
- the lpxA gene encoding acyl-ACP--UDP-N-acetylglucosamine O-acyltransferase, with protein MIHETAKIHPAAVIEGDVTIGANVTVGPFTYIAGNVTIGDDTEIMSHVVIKGHTTIGKENRIFPHAVIGEENQDKKYGGEDTTVVIGDRNVIREAVQIHRGTVQDKATTVIGDDNLLCVNAHVAHDVIVGNHTHIGNNAILGGHVTVGDYAGVMALSAIHPFCSIGAYAYIGGCSAVVQDVLPYVLAQGNHAAPFGLNLVGLKRNGFEKPEIRALQKAYKELYRSGKTLEEAKAALVEMAKEFTSVAPMLEMLENSERGIIR; from the coding sequence ATGATTCATGAAACAGCGAAAATTCACCCGGCAGCAGTAATCGAAGGTGATGTAACTATCGGTGCTAACGTGACGGTTGGGCCTTTCACTTACATTGCAGGTAACGTGACAATTGGTGACGACACAGAAATCATGTCTCACGTTGTGATCAAAGGTCACACTACCATTGGCAAAGAAAACCGCATATTCCCACACGCTGTTATTGGTGAAGAAAACCAAGACAAGAAATACGGCGGTGAAGACACGACGGTTGTGATCGGTGATCGCAACGTAATTCGTGAAGCGGTTCAAATTCACCGTGGTACGGTTCAAGACAAAGCAACCACTGTAATTGGTGATGACAACCTACTTTGTGTTAATGCTCACGTAGCGCACGATGTTATTGTTGGTAACCATACTCACATTGGTAACAACGCTATTCTTGGCGGACACGTAACGGTTGGCGACTACGCTGGTGTTATGGCACTTTCTGCTATTCACCCATTCTGCTCAATTGGTGCTTACGCATACATTGGTGGCTGTTCTGCAGTTGTTCAAGATGTACTGCCGTACGTACTTGCACAGGGTAACCACGCGGCTCCATTCGGTCTTAACCTAGTGGGCTTGAAGCGTAACGGATTTGAAAAACCTGAAATTCGTGCACTACAGAAAGCGTACAAAGAGTTATACCGTTCAGGTAAAACACTTGAAGAAGCGAAAGCAGCTTTAGTTGAAATGGCAAAAGAGTTTACTTCGGTAGCGCCTATGCTTGAAATGCTAGAGAACTCTGAGCGCGGTATTATTCGTTAA
- the rnhB gene encoding ribonuclease HII, producing MAVKEKKELPPFEYPQGYQLFAGVDEVGRGPLVGDVVTAAVILDPNNPIEGLNDSKKLSEKKRLALLPEIKEKALAWSVGRCSPQEIDELNILQATMVAMQRAIAGLSIQPDMALIDGNRVPELPMDGLAIVKGDLRVAEISAASIIAKVVRDQEMEELDKLHPEFGFAKHKGYPTKAHFEAIEKHGVTEHYRKSFKPVKRILGID from the coding sequence ATGGCAGTAAAAGAGAAAAAAGAGCTTCCTCCATTTGAATATCCGCAAGGCTACCAGTTGTTTGCTGGTGTGGATGAAGTAGGTCGTGGGCCATTGGTAGGCGATGTGGTGACTGCTGCGGTTATCCTAGATCCAAATAATCCAATCGAAGGCTTAAACGATTCAAAAAAACTGTCTGAGAAAAAGCGTCTTGCTCTGCTTCCTGAAATCAAGGAGAAAGCCTTGGCATGGTCTGTTGGTCGTTGTTCGCCACAAGAAATTGATGAGCTGAATATTCTGCAAGCGACGATGGTCGCTATGCAGCGCGCTATCGCTGGGTTGAGCATTCAGCCTGACATGGCACTGATCGATGGTAACCGTGTTCCTGAACTGCCAATGGACGGTCTGGCTATTGTAAAGGGCGATTTACGAGTAGCAGAGATAAGTGCAGCGTCTATTATCGCTAAAGTGGTTCGTGACCAAGAGATGGAAGAACTCGACAAGTTGCATCCAGAATTTGGTTTTGCTAAACACAAAGGTTACCCAACCAAAGCGCATTTCGAAGCGATTGAAAAACATGGCGTAACCGAGCATTACCGTAAGAGCTTTAAGCCAGTCAAACGCATTCTTGGCATTGACTAA